From Candidatus Woesearchaeota archaeon, one genomic window encodes:
- a CDS encoding methyltransferase domain-containing protein has translation MNKILRMIDNIAKPNMKLLDVGCKDFGNEEAFLLKKLEGKNLFLYGIDKTDVKNPKFNFTQGDIEKGLPYDDNYFDIIVAGEIIEHIYNTDLFLKEIYRCLKNNGHLIITTPNTTSLNNRIHYMMGKIPEENKEHIRFFNFDRLTRYLIKTGFRVEKKLTNNIPFPITKIKSNIAVKLGDYFYSLGQIIIIRASKRKKISNQIASENTYYE, from the coding sequence ATGAATAAGATACTTAGGATGATTGATAATATAGCAAAACCCAATATGAAACTGCTAGACGTAGGGTGCAAAGACTTTGGAAATGAAGAAGCATTTCTTTTAAAAAAACTGGAAGGAAAAAATTTATTTTTGTACGGAATAGACAAGACTGATGTAAAAAACCCTAAGTTTAATTTCACGCAAGGCGATATCGAAAAAGGACTTCCTTATGATGATAATTACTTTGACATAATTGTTGCTGGTGAGATAATTGAGCATATATATAATACTGATTTATTCTTGAAGGAAATATACAGATGTTTGAAAAATAATGGCCATCTTATAATAACCACTCCTAATACTACTAGTCTTAATAATAGGATTCATTACATGATGGGCAAAATACCAGAAGAAAATAAAGAACACATAAGATTCTTCAATTTCGATAGACTTACCAGGTATTTAATTAAAACAGGATTCAGAGTTGAAAAAAAGCTCACCAATAATATCCCGTTTCCTATCACTAAAATCAAAAGCAATATAGCTGTAAAATTAGGAGATTACTTTTATTCTCTGGGCCAAATTATCATAATTCGGGCCAGTAAAAGAAAAAAGATATCTAATCAAATCGCTTCGGAAAATACCTATTACGAATGA
- the rpl40e gene encoding 50S ribosomal protein L40e (contains a zinc-finger motif) has product MAKFAEAEARRFHNTFVCRICKSKMKAPNMKVMQGKVSCRKCGSNKLRTVKKK; this is encoded by the coding sequence ATGGCTAAATTTGCAGAGGCTGAAGCAAGGCGATTTCACAATACTTTTGTCTGCAGGATATGCAAAAGCAAGATGAAAGCCCCAAATATGAAAGTCATGCAGGGCAAAGTAAGCTGCAGGAAATGCGGCAGCAATAAGCTGAGGACTGTCAAGAAGAAGTAG
- a CDS encoding histone — MAERLIPIAAMEKIIRNAGADRVSDRAKAALKELMEEKAEKISSRAAKFAMHAGRKTIKAEDIKLAVNEIR, encoded by the coding sequence ATGGCGGAAAGACTTATTCCTATTGCTGCAATGGAAAAAATAATACGTAATGCAGGGGCTGACAGAGTATCAGACAGAGCTAAAGCAGCCCTGAAAGAGCTGATGGAGGAGAAGGCTGAGAAAATTTCTTCAAGAGCAGCAAAATTTGCAATGCATGCGGGCAGGAAAACTATCAAGGCTGAGGACATTAAGCTAGCGGTAAACGAGATTAGATAA
- a CDS encoding translation initiation factor IF-5A: protein MGETKPVAIGTLKKGNYIVIDGFACKVVDIQVSRPGKHGHAKIRMTGVGITDGKKRVIVAPGHDNVDTPIVEKKTAQVLSVSGNKANVMDNESYETFDLEIPDELKGQVNEGGQVLYWVVLDDKVMKQVQG, encoded by the coding sequence ATGGGTGAGACAAAGCCAGTGGCGATAGGGACGCTCAAGAAAGGAAATTATATTGTAATCGACGGATTTGCATGCAAGGTTGTTGATATCCAGGTAAGTAGGCCAGGTAAACACGGACATGCCAAGATCAGGATGACCGGAGTAGGAATCACGGACGGCAAGAAAAGGGTTATTGTTGCACCAGGGCACGATAATGTCGACACGCCTATAGTTGAGAAGAAAACCGCCCAAGTGCTTTCGGTCTCGGGAAACAAGGCTAATGTGATGGATAACGAAAGCTATGAGACATTCGACCTTGAGATTCCCGACGAGCTTAAAGGGCAGGTCAATGAGGGCGGACAAGTGCTTTACTGGGTTGTGCTGGATGATAAAGTCATGAAGCAGGTGCAGGGATAA
- a CDS encoding aminotransferase class V-fold PLP-dependent enzyme, with protein MTETIFEKSRPGRETGYLPELDVPEANGIIPEEFLRKSNSLPELNEVEIIRHFNELSKKNFGVDNGFYPLGSCTMKYNPKISEELAALSGFAGVHPYAKEEDVQGSLQLMYGLQEQLKEITGMHSITLQPAAGAHGELTGLMMVKAYFKSRKEKRNIILTPDSSHGTNPASAAMCNFETVTIKSNEKGQTDIEDLKANLTGDAAAIMLTIPNTLGIFEEKILEITKLAHDNGSLVYMDGANMNALLGKARPEDMDIDILHLNLHKTFSAPHGCGGPGCGPVAATRELEPFLPVPRIEKTGNRYFLNRNKPSSIGRIKSFYGNFQVMIKACTYINALGTDGLKKVSKHAVLNANYLKEKLKQHFNLKYDYLCKHEFVLDDSKMPNHITTLDIAKGLLDYNFHPPTIYFPLIVEGAMMIEPTETENKDTLDKFAHALIKIKEQAATAPKIIKNSPYKTPVKRLDEVQAARKPVLKFSPGLKN; from the coding sequence ATGACTGAAACAATTTTCGAGAAAAGCAGGCCGGGCCGTGAAACAGGCTATTTGCCGGAATTAGACGTGCCGGAAGCAAATGGCATAATCCCGGAAGAATTTCTCAGAAAATCAAATTCATTGCCCGAACTAAACGAAGTGGAAATAATAAGGCATTTTAATGAGCTGTCAAAAAAGAATTTTGGGGTTGACAATGGGTTCTATCCATTGGGCAGCTGCACCATGAAATACAACCCAAAGATAAGCGAAGAGCTGGCAGCGCTCTCAGGATTTGCCGGCGTTCATCCTTATGCCAAAGAAGAGGATGTACAGGGCAGCTTGCAGCTGATGTATGGACTGCAGGAACAATTGAAAGAGATAACCGGCATGCACAGCATAACACTGCAGCCTGCTGCAGGCGCGCACGGTGAACTCACCGGATTGATGATGGTAAAGGCATATTTCAAGAGCAGGAAAGAAAAAAGAAATATAATCCTCACTCCCGACTCTTCACACGGGACAAATCCCGCTTCAGCTGCCATGTGCAATTTCGAAACAGTCACGATAAAGAGCAATGAAAAGGGACAGACAGATATTGAAGACCTCAAAGCCAATTTAACAGGAGATGCTGCAGCAATAATGCTTACCATTCCCAACACACTGGGAATTTTTGAAGAAAAAATCCTAGAAATCACAAAACTAGCACATGATAACGGCTCATTAGTATATATGGATGGCGCAAACATGAATGCTCTATTAGGAAAAGCCAGGCCGGAAGATATGGACATAGATATACTTCACTTAAATCTTCATAAGACTTTTTCCGCCCCCCACGGTTGCGGCGGACCGGGCTGCGGCCCTGTAGCTGCAACAAGAGAGCTGGAGCCGTTCCTCCCGGTTCCAAGAATAGAAAAAACAGGAAACAGGTATTTTCTTAACCGAAACAAGCCCTCATCCATAGGCAGGATAAAATCATTCTACGGGAATTTCCAGGTCATGATTAAAGCATGCACATATATCAATGCATTAGGCACAGATGGCTTGAAAAAAGTATCAAAACATGCTGTCCTTAATGCAAATTACCTCAAAGAAAAGCTGAAACAGCATTTCAATCTGAAATACGATTATCTTTGTAAGCATGAATTCGTTCTTGATGACTCCAAAATGCCGAATCACATCACAACTTTAGACATAGCAAAGGGGCTGCTGGACTATAATTTCCATCCCCCTACAATATATTTTCCCCTTATAGTGGAGGGGGCCATGATGATTGAGCCTACAGAAACAGAGAACAAAGATACATTGGACAAATTCGCGCATGCCCTTATTAAAATAAAAGAGCAGGCAGCAACTGCCCCGAAGATAATCAAAAACTCCCCTTATAAAACCCCTGTAAAAAGGCTGGATGAGGTTCAGGCAGCAAGAAAGCCTGTTCTTAAGTTCAGCCCAGGCTTAAAAAACTAA
- a CDS encoding DNA-directed RNA polymerase subunit P, giving the protein MVEYKCFECNKKVAMDYIRKKVRCPYCGSKILFKPRNISTKVTAR; this is encoded by the coding sequence ATGGTTGAATATAAATGTTTTGAATGCAATAAGAAAGTAGCCATGGACTATATAAGAAAAAAAGTGAGATGCCCGTATTGCGGAAGCAAAATACTTTTCAAGCCCCGGAATATTTCGACAAAAGTAACTGCAAGATGA
- a CDS encoding aminomethyl-transferring glycine dehydrogenase subunit GcvPA: MDFIPKNIDEERAMLKDIGIVSIKGLFADIPEEIQKKAQLNLPEPLSELQLRKKITYIARKNRAYKTSFLGAGCYSHYIPAIVSRIISKPEFCTAYTPYQAEISQGILQAIFEYQTMICDLTGMDASNASVYDGAEALAEAALISLKKTGRSDIIISKTVHPEYRQTVRTYLNAKNKNLVEIDIGSNGKTDIEKLKSAVNHNTAGILIQSPNFLGAVEDIMEVERAAHKNNSLLTVSVADTSCLGILAPPGKLGADIVTAEGQSFGNPKSFGGSLLGIIAVKQGLIRHLPGRIVGQAVDREGKKGYMLTLQAREQHIRREKASCNICSNQALNALAATVYLTALGKNGIINLANLNLQKAHYAYESLKEFKVFSNSLLYNEFVIQFRNKDNMKRAGKELEKNSIEPGLDLEKFYPALKNCMLICVTEMNSKQDIDRFIEIVKKNSS; this comes from the coding sequence ATGGATTTTATTCCAAAAAACATAGATGAAGAAAGAGCTATGCTTAAGGATATTGGAATAGTTTCTATAAAAGGCTTATTTGCAGACATCCCCGAAGAGATACAAAAAAAAGCACAGCTCAATCTTCCAGAGCCGCTATCTGAACTCCAGTTAAGAAAAAAAATAACATATATAGCAAGAAAAAACAGGGCTTACAAAACATCTTTCCTTGGCGCTGGTTGCTACTCCCATTACATTCCTGCAATAGTCAGCCGAATAATATCAAAGCCCGAATTCTGCACAGCCTACACACCGTATCAGGCTGAAATATCACAGGGCATACTGCAGGCAATATTTGAATACCAGACTATGATATGTGACTTGACAGGCATGGATGCTTCCAATGCCTCAGTTTATGACGGAGCAGAAGCGCTTGCAGAAGCCGCTCTCATAAGCCTTAAAAAAACGGGAAGAAGCGACATAATAATCTCTAAAACTGTCCATCCCGAATACAGGCAAACAGTCAGGACATACCTCAATGCAAAAAACAAAAACTTGGTTGAAATCGATATAGGCAGCAACGGAAAAACAGACATAGAAAAGCTGAAAAGTGCAGTAAACCATAATACAGCAGGAATCCTTATCCAAAGCCCTAATTTTCTGGGGGCTGTCGAGGACATAATGGAAGTAGAAAGGGCTGCCCATAAAAACAATTCATTGCTCACTGTCTCGGTTGCAGACACTTCATGCCTCGGTATTCTTGCCCCGCCGGGAAAATTAGGTGCTGATATCGTAACAGCAGAAGGCCAGTCCTTTGGGAACCCCAAATCATTCGGCGGCTCATTATTGGGTATAATAGCAGTAAAGCAGGGATTAATTAGGCATTTGCCAGGAAGGATAGTCGGCCAGGCTGTTGACAGGGAAGGAAAAAAAGGCTATATGCTGACCTTGCAGGCCAGGGAGCAGCACATAAGAAGGGAAAAAGCATCATGCAATATCTGCTCAAACCAGGCATTAAATGCGCTTGCAGCAACAGTCTACCTGACAGCATTGGGAAAAAACGGAATAATTAACCTTGCTAACCTAAATCTGCAAAAGGCTCATTATGCATATGAAAGTTTAAAGGAATTTAAAGTATTCAGCAATAGCCTTCTCTACAATGAATTTGTTATACAGTTTAGAAATAAAGACAACATGAAAAGGGCAGGGAAGGAGCTTGAAAAGAACAGCATCGAGCCCGGGCTAGACCTCGAAAAATTCTATCCTGCGCTGAAAAACTGCATGCTCATCTGCGTAACAGAGATGAATTCAAAACAAGATATCGATAGATTTATTGAAATAGTCAAAAAAAACAGCTCATAA
- the prf1 gene encoding peptide chain release factor 1, producing the protein MALTERQKHELKKFIKELEQYRGRHTEFVSVLIPAGYDLNKIINHLSQEQGTATNIKSASTRQNVIDALEKMIQHLKIFKKTPEHGLAAYAGNVASAEGKNDVRVWSIEPPIPLNTRLYRCDKDFKLDILREMLEAKESYGMIVLDRRDANLALLKGKTILHLLKTHSEVPGKFRAGGQSAPRFARLRDGAAKDHYKKVADYAKEQFLGKKGLKGIIVGGPGPTKYDFVEGGYLTNELRKKIIAIKDLSYTGDFGMEELLQKSDDVLASEDVAEEKKLMGEFFDKLAKNPAIVAYGENDTLKKLKLGAVDRLLISDGLDEQKIDEFEKEAKKVGTELLIVSTETREGVQLKEMGGIAGILRYEVKD; encoded by the coding sequence ATGGCTTTAACAGAAAGACAGAAGCATGAATTGAAGAAATTCATAAAGGAACTGGAACAATATAGAGGCAGGCATACTGAATTTGTCAGTGTGCTGATTCCTGCAGGTTATGACCTTAACAAAATAATAAACCACCTTAGCCAGGAGCAGGGAACAGCTACAAATATAAAATCCGCTTCCACCAGGCAGAATGTCATTGATGCGCTGGAGAAGATGATACAGCATTTAAAGATATTTAAGAAAACGCCTGAGCACGGCCTGGCAGCGTATGCAGGGAATGTTGCTTCGGCGGAAGGAAAGAATGATGTAAGAGTCTGGAGCATTGAGCCGCCAATCCCTCTTAATACGAGGCTATACAGATGCGATAAGGATTTCAAGCTTGATATTCTGAGGGAGATGCTGGAAGCGAAAGAATCTTATGGTATGATTGTTTTGGACAGGAGGGATGCTAATCTAGCGTTATTGAAAGGAAAAACAATATTACACCTGCTTAAAACTCATAGTGAAGTTCCCGGAAAGTTTCGGGCCGGCGGGCAATCTGCTCCCCGCTTCGCACGCCTGCGAGACGGGGCTGCGAAAGACCATTATAAGAAAGTGGCTGATTATGCTAAGGAGCAGTTTTTAGGAAAGAAAGGCCTCAAAGGGATTATTGTGGGCGGCCCCGGCCCAACCAAATATGATTTTGTTGAAGGCGGATATTTAACAAATGAACTGAGGAAAAAGATTATTGCGATAAAAGACCTCAGCTACACAGGAGATTTTGGCATGGAAGAATTGCTTCAGAAATCAGATGATGTGCTTGCTTCGGAAGATGTTGCTGAAGAGAAAAAACTGATGGGAGAATTTTTTGATAAGCTGGCAAAAAACCCTGCTATAGTGGCTTACGGCGAGAATGACACCCTGAAAAAGCTGAAGCTGGGTGCTGTTGACAGGCTCTTAATTTCAGATGGGCTGGATGAGCAGAAGATAGATGAATTTGAGAAAGAAGCCAAAAAAGTAGGCACTGAACTTTTAATAGTCTCGACTGAGACAAGAGAGGGAGTCCAGCTGAAGGAGATGGGCGGGATTGCAGGCATATTAAGATATGAAGTAAAGGATTAA
- the gcvH gene encoding glycine cleavage system protein GcvH has product MANIPTELKYSKDHEWVRVQEDTATVGITDHAQKQLTDIVFVELPEKGKQVEKGKNLANVESVKSVSDVFAPLSGEVTRVNEKLADSPETLNKDCYGEGWIAKIKLKDKSELHSLMSAEEYRKQIEND; this is encoded by the coding sequence ATGGCAAATATTCCAACTGAACTGAAATATTCTAAAGACCATGAATGGGTCAGGGTGCAGGAAGACACCGCAACAGTAGGCATAACAGACCATGCCCAAAAACAGCTCACAGACATAGTATTTGTGGAATTGCCGGAGAAAGGCAAACAGGTGGAAAAAGGCAAAAATTTGGCAAATGTGGAATCAGTCAAGTCTGTTTCTGATGTGTTTGCGCCGCTATCAGGTGAAGTGACACGAGTAAATGAAAAATTAGCAGACTCCCCGGAAACTCTGAATAAGGACTGCTATGGTGAGGGCTGGATTGCAAAGATAAAGCTTAAAGACAAGTCTGAACTGCATTCACTAATGTCTGCTGAAGAATACAGGAAGCAGATTGAGAATGACTGA
- the gcvT gene encoding glycine cleavage system aminomethyltransferase GcvT has translation MKTILYEEHKKLGASIVDFNGWEMPLQYGSIIREHHNTRKKASLFDTSHMGEIIIEGKDALEFLQKITAKDISKIKEKGCSYTVMCNKKGGTIDDLFIYRLNENKFMLVVNAGNIEKDLKHLVANRNALNTTISNASKNTSKLDLQGPLSQNILEKAFKISLKQLKRFEFTEKIIGQTYFIISRSGYTGEDGFEIYFEAGKAKELWKLLLESGREHNLKPAGLGARDTLRLESCYSLYGHELSEEISPIEAGIPFTISFGKENFIGKQRLKEIKKNQKKKIAAFIMTGKAIPRKGYKVLKSDKGIGYVTSGTLSPSLKKGIGLALVDANYAETEIDINIRNKLHPAKIVKKPFYKRGW, from the coding sequence CACCATAACACAAGGAAAAAGGCTTCTCTGTTTGATACCTCGCACATGGGGGAGATTATCATAGAGGGAAAAGACGCTCTGGAATTCCTGCAGAAAATAACAGCCAAGGATATCTCAAAGATAAAAGAAAAGGGGTGCTCCTACACTGTAATGTGCAATAAGAAAGGCGGAACAATAGATGACTTATTCATATATAGGTTAAATGAGAATAAGTTTATGCTGGTGGTCAATGCAGGCAATATTGAGAAAGACTTAAAACACTTGGTAGCCAATAGAAATGCTCTCAATACAACAATAAGCAACGCATCAAAAAATACTTCTAAATTAGACCTTCAGGGGCCTTTAAGCCAGAACATATTAGAAAAGGCATTCAAGATAAGCTTGAAACAGCTTAAAAGGTTTGAGTTCACAGAAAAAATAATAGGTCAAACTTATTTCATTATTTCAAGAAGCGGCTATACAGGGGAAGACGGGTTCGAGATATACTTTGAAGCAGGCAAGGCAAAGGAGCTATGGAAATTATTATTGGAATCAGGAAGAGAGCACAACCTTAAGCCAGCAGGTCTTGGTGCGAGAGACACATTAAGGCTGGAGTCATGTTATTCTTTATATGGGCATGAGCTGTCAGAAGAAATCAGCCCCATCGAAGCAGGAATCCCTTTCACCATAAGTTTTGGCAAAGAAAATTTTATAGGAAAACAGCGCCTAAAAGAAATAAAGAAAAATCAAAAAAAGAAAATAGCCGCTTTTATTATGACAGGCAAGGCTATTCCGAGAAAAGGATACAAAGTGCTGAAAAGTGATAAAGGAATAGGATATGTAACCTCGGGAACATTAAGTCCTTCGCTTAAAAAAGGAATCGGCTTGGCTCTGGTTGATGCAAATTATGCTGAAACCGAAATAGATATAAATATAAGAAATAAACTCCATCCTGCAAAAATTGTAAAAAAACCTTTTTATAAGCGTGGGTGGTAA
- a CDS encoding 50S ribosomal protein L37ae, translating into MAEAKKLGSSKRFGARYGRTVKQRFAKIEKEQRRLHKCPYCNRLSAKRVANGIWRCKKCSSKFTGKAHNISKPAAKQPSIEEEKAEEKS; encoded by the coding sequence ATGGCAGAAGCAAAAAAATTAGGTTCATCAAAAAGGTTTGGCGCAAGGTACGGCAGGACAGTAAAACAAAGGTTTGCTAAGATTGAGAAAGAGCAGAGAAGATTGCATAAATGCCCTTACTGCAATAGGCTGAGCGCAAAGAGGGTAGCTAATGGGATCTGGCGCTGTAAAAAGTGCAGCTCCAAATTTACAGGCAAGGCCCACAATATATCAAAGCCGGCAGCAAAGCAGCCTTCTATCGAAGAAGAAAAAGCAGAGGAAAAATCATAA
- a CDS encoding prefoldin subunit beta, with amino-acid sequence MTDREQDINQLQLYEQSLQNILMQKQQFQTQIAEIESALKELKDSEESYRIIGNIMVKSKKPDVRKDLESKKATSELRIKTLEKQEENIREKAQSLQSEIMKNMEGSKNAAGKPD; translated from the coding sequence ATGACTGATAGGGAACAAGACATCAACCAACTGCAGTTGTATGAGCAAAGCCTTCAGAATATACTTATGCAAAAACAGCAGTTCCAGACGCAGATTGCTGAAATAGAGTCTGCCCTAAAAGAGCTTAAAGATTCCGAGGAAAGCTATAGGATAATAGGAAATATCATGGTAAAGTCGAAGAAACCCGATGTCCGCAAAGATTTAGAGTCAAAAAAAGCTACATCTGAGCTTAGAATAAAAACCCTCGAAAAGCAGGAAGAAAACATAAGGGAGAAAGCCCAGTCGTTGCAGTCAGAAATAATGAAAAACATGGAAGGCAGCAAAAATGCAGCAGGAAAACCAGATTAA